Proteins co-encoded in one Nonlabens agnitus genomic window:
- the fbp gene encoding class 1 fructose-bisphosphatase yields MARINQSLGEFIIENQGEFAYSSGELSRLINSIRLAAKMVNHEVNKAGLVDITGSAGEINTQGEDQQKLDVFANNVFIQTLTNREIVCGIASEENEDFITISGSNSDHKNKYVVLIDPLDGSSNIDVNVSVGTIFSIYRRVTPLGTPVQVEDFLQPGNLQVAAGYIVYGTSTMLVYTTGHGVNGFTLNPALGTYYLSHPNMKFPEEGHIYSVNEGNYVHFPQGIKDYIKYCQKEEGDRPYTSRYIGSLVSDIHRNMIKGGIYMYPKSSKAAKGKLRLLYECNPMAFIVEQAGGKASDGTTRIMELKPTELHERVPFICGSKKMVEKAEEFIARANS; encoded by the coding sequence ATGGCACGTATCAACCAATCCCTAGGAGAATTTATAATTGAAAATCAAGGTGAGTTCGCTTACAGTAGCGGCGAGCTTTCAAGACTCATCAATTCCATACGTCTTGCCGCAAAAATGGTCAATCATGAAGTTAATAAAGCCGGTCTGGTGGATATTACTGGTAGCGCTGGTGAGATCAACACTCAAGGTGAAGATCAGCAAAAACTTGATGTATTTGCCAACAACGTATTTATACAAACCCTAACCAATCGAGAGATCGTTTGTGGAATCGCCAGTGAGGAAAATGAAGATTTTATCACCATTTCTGGATCCAATAGTGATCACAAGAATAAGTATGTGGTGTTGATCGACCCGTTGGATGGAAGTTCTAACATAGACGTGAACGTGTCCGTTGGAACCATTTTCTCGATCTATCGCAGGGTAACGCCATTAGGAACACCAGTACAAGTAGAGGATTTCTTGCAACCTGGTAACCTGCAGGTAGCCGCAGGCTATATTGTTTATGGTACATCCACCATGCTGGTCTATACGACTGGACATGGTGTCAATGGTTTCACACTTAACCCAGCATTGGGTACCTATTACCTATCGCACCCCAATATGAAGTTTCCTGAAGAAGGTCACATCTACAGTGTGAATGAGGGAAATTATGTACACTTCCCACAAGGGATCAAGGATTATATCAAATATTGCCAAAAGGAAGAAGGCGACCGACCATATACCAGTCGCTACATAGGTAGCCTTGTCAGTGACATACACCGTAATATGATCAAAGGCGGCATTTATATGTATCCTAAAAGTTCTAAAGCCGCCAAAGGAAAACTAAGATTGCTTTATGAATGCAACCCAATGGCATTTATTGTAGAACAAGCAGGTGGCAAAGCCAGCGATGGTACCACACGCATCATGGAACTAAAACCTACCGAGTTACACGAGCGCGTGCCTTTTATTTGCGGCAGCAAGAAAATGGTAGAAAAAGCCGAAGAATTTATCGCTAGGGCAAACAGTTGA
- a CDS encoding tellurite resistance TerB family protein, translated as MSFSSLFESGESARNKSHFATIVSLAHSSGLKDEEKVMLQRFKSVLDISDADFEDIMKDPSKYPVTPPNTTEERIQWLHDLFKIVFADHRMDEPEHRLLRKYAVALGYNDADAEYLVERSIEIFNGHLNLEDYRYLLNKNR; from the coding sequence ATGTCATTTTCATCATTATTTGAATCTGGAGAAAGCGCCAGAAATAAAAGTCATTTTGCAACAATTGTTTCCCTTGCACACTCCTCGGGATTAAAGGATGAGGAGAAAGTGATGTTACAGCGATTCAAGAGTGTGCTGGACATTTCAGACGCTGATTTTGAGGATATCATGAAGGATCCCAGCAAATATCCCGTAACGCCACCTAACACAACTGAAGAACGCATACAGTGGTTGCACGACCTATTCAAAATTGTTTTTGCAGACCATAGAATGGACGAGCCAGAACACAGACTGTTGCGCAAGTATGCGGTCGCTCTAGGTTACAATGATGCAGATGCAGAATACCTTGTAGAACGCTCGATTGAAATATTCAACGGACACTTAAATCTGGAAGATTACAGGTATCTTTTGAATAAAAATAGATAG
- a CDS encoding GNAT family N-acetyltransferase codes for MIHVRPARSEDYPRVLELITELAIFEKEPDAVEVTVEELQYHASTKPPLFTCFVGEYDGKVEGIALCYPRFSTWKGKTIHLEDLIVTEKMRGKGLGKALYDRVLTHAQEQKVKRVEWVVLEWNKNAVEFYESTGATIIPGWHLAQMDGTSLAEYLGK; via the coding sequence ATGATACACGTACGACCAGCAAGAAGTGAGGATTATCCTAGAGTTCTGGAACTTATTACAGAACTAGCCATTTTTGAGAAGGAACCAGATGCCGTTGAGGTGACGGTAGAAGAGTTGCAATATCACGCCTCTACAAAACCACCGTTGTTCACGTGTTTTGTAGGTGAGTATGATGGCAAGGTAGAAGGCATCGCCTTATGCTACCCAAGGTTCTCAACCTGGAAAGGAAAAACGATTCACTTAGAGGATTTGATCGTTACGGAAAAGATGCGAGGCAAAGGCCTAGGCAAGGCATTGTATGATCGCGTACTCACTCACGCGCAGGAACAAAAAGTCAAACGCGTGGAATGGGTGGTTCTGGAATGGAACAAAAATGCGGTCGAATTTTATGAAAGCACAGGCGCCACCATCATTCCTGGATGGCACCTGGCGCAAATGGATGGAACATCACTAGCAGAATATTTAGGAAAATGA
- a CDS encoding aspartate kinase: protein MRIYKFGGASVKDADGVRNVTKVLKTMGTQNLGIVVSAMGKTTNALEAVIASYESNDNSYLKLIDHLQEQHLEIIEDLEKNADGVEDGWVVRFRESDIKKDLKAIVESLKGEMLRNKSRNYSFLYDQVVSHGELMSTKIVAAYLNSCDIPVVWKDARQLIMTDNKYRDATVDWEHTEEQIQKECNEELFITQGFIGSDENGFTTTLGREGSDYTAAILAYSLNASEVTIWKDVPGVLNADPRVFHDTVLLQQIPYDEAIELAFYGASVIHPKTLQPLQEKSIPLNVKSFIDPKADGSTITSSESLVPTTPCFIVRKNMVFLRIASRDFSFIGEKSISKIFDELSENKIQVGLLQNSAISFSLCVEDKYAKLEELLDGLQKDFKVSHVSGVSLYTIRHYAGDTIQEMEDGKDVLLKQRTQETLQLVVRE, encoded by the coding sequence ATGAGAATTTACAAATTTGGAGGAGCATCAGTAAAAGATGCCGATGGAGTACGCAACGTTACTAAGGTTTTAAAAACCATGGGAACCCAAAATCTGGGCATCGTGGTTTCAGCGATGGGCAAGACTACAAATGCGCTGGAGGCGGTCATTGCCAGCTATGAATCTAATGACAACAGCTATCTCAAGCTTATTGATCATTTGCAGGAGCAACACTTGGAGATCATTGAAGACCTAGAGAAGAATGCGGATGGTGTTGAGGACGGTTGGGTAGTTCGCTTTCGCGAAAGCGATATAAAAAAAGACCTCAAAGCTATTGTAGAGTCACTCAAAGGCGAAATGCTGCGCAACAAGAGCCGCAACTACAGTTTTCTTTACGATCAAGTCGTGAGTCATGGAGAATTAATGTCTACTAAAATCGTGGCCGCCTATCTGAATTCCTGCGATATTCCCGTGGTCTGGAAAGATGCGCGTCAACTTATCATGACTGATAATAAGTATAGGGACGCCACGGTAGATTGGGAGCATACCGAGGAGCAAATCCAAAAAGAATGTAATGAGGAATTGTTTATTACACAAGGATTCATAGGATCTGATGAGAACGGCTTTACCACAACCCTAGGTCGTGAAGGTAGTGACTACACGGCGGCGATTCTTGCCTATAGTCTCAACGCTAGCGAGGTAACGATCTGGAAGGACGTTCCAGGTGTTCTCAACGCAGATCCACGTGTCTTTCACGATACCGTATTGTTGCAACAAATACCTTATGATGAAGCTATTGAGTTGGCTTTTTACGGCGCCAGTGTTATTCACCCTAAAACACTGCAGCCACTTCAAGAGAAAAGCATACCTCTTAATGTTAAGTCGTTTATAGATCCTAAAGCAGATGGGTCCACCATTACTTCCAGTGAAAGCCTGGTGCCTACTACACCTTGTTTTATCGTGAGGAAGAATATGGTGTTCCTACGTATCGCGTCCAGGGATTTCAGCTTTATTGGTGAAAAGAGTATCTCAAAGATCTTTGACGAGCTTAGTGAGAATAAAATACAGGTAGGACTTTTACAAAACAGTGCAATTAGTTTTTCCCTTTGTGTAGAAGATAAATATGCCAAGCTGGAAGAATTACTCGATGGACTGCAAAAGGATTTTAAGGTCAGTCACGTGAGTGGTGTGTCGCTGTATACCATACGCCACTATGCTGGTGATACCATTCAGGAAATGGAAGACGGCAAGGATGTTTTACTAAAACAACGTACCCAGGAAACGCTCCAACTGGTCGTCAGGGAATGA
- a CDS encoding NAD-dependent epimerase/dehydratase family protein encodes MPNKILVIGACGQIGTELTMKLRSLYGNDNVIGADIREGNKELMQSGPFEILDAMDREKVSQVCESQKVDEVYLMAAMLSATGEKFPDKAWKLNMDSLFIVLDLAKEGKIKKVFWPSSIAVFGPTTPKEQTPQHTIMEPTTVYGISKQTGERWCEYYHRKYGVDVRSIRYPGLISWKTLPGGGTTDYAVEIFHKAIKEGTYSCFLSKDTALPMMYMEDAIRATVDIMKAPAENIKERSSYNLSGMSFTPQEMARFIEKHLPDFEITYEPDSRQQIADSWPSSIDDRQARADWNWSAAYDLEKTVAEMLQHLS; translated from the coding sequence ATGCCAAATAAAATTCTAGTCATAGGTGCCTGCGGGCAGATAGGAACTGAATTAACCATGAAGTTGCGTTCCCTCTATGGAAACGACAACGTCATAGGCGCAGATATTAGGGAAGGAAATAAAGAGTTGATGCAATCTGGTCCTTTTGAGATACTGGATGCGATGGATAGAGAAAAGGTAAGCCAGGTTTGTGAATCCCAGAAGGTGGATGAGGTGTACCTTATGGCGGCGATGCTAAGCGCTACTGGTGAAAAGTTTCCAGATAAAGCCTGGAAGCTCAATATGGATTCTTTGTTTATCGTTCTGGATCTGGCTAAAGAAGGAAAGATCAAGAAAGTGTTCTGGCCATCGAGTATTGCGGTTTTTGGACCTACAACGCCCAAAGAACAAACGCCACAGCATACCATCATGGAGCCTACCACGGTTTATGGCATAAGCAAACAAACCGGTGAGCGCTGGTGTGAATATTATCATCGTAAATATGGTGTTGATGTGCGCAGCATACGCTATCCTGGACTTATTTCATGGAAGACCTTGCCAGGTGGTGGCACGACAGACTATGCCGTCGAGATTTTTCATAAAGCCATAAAAGAAGGTACTTATTCCTGTTTTTTGTCCAAAGACACAGCTTTGCCTATGATGTATATGGAGGATGCCATAAGAGCCACTGTGGACATCATGAAAGCTCCAGCAGAGAACATCAAAGAACGATCCAGCTATAATTTAAGCGGTATGAGTTTTACACCTCAAGAAATGGCTCGTTTCATTGAAAAACACCTGCCAGATTTTGAGATAACTTATGAGCCAGACTCCAGGCAGCAGATTGCTGACAGCTGGCCATCGTCCATTGATGACCGTCAGGCACGTGCCGACTGGAACTGGAGTGCGGCTTATGACCTTGAAAAAACAGTTGCTGAAATGCTGCAACATCTATCCTAG